A genomic window from Coccinella septempunctata chromosome 9, icCocSept1.1, whole genome shotgun sequence includes:
- the LOC123320975 gene encoding uncharacterized protein LOC123320975, which produces MMDKGTLPAEYKGKSLSEINLNVDAELVEENEVEELDSTTKYASVSSAFRGGFKNQSQETMKTNKNHSDDGVDKMEEDGIILKRSEHKKGDVEKSHDGELRSTACRKAWTDEEIEVLKREFGDYIKKNIYPSGAEIKEFMEKWRLNRSVKIIKSKIQHLIKLSNKVY; this is translated from the exons ATGATGGATAAGGGTACTCTTCCAGCAGAGTATAAAGGAAAGTCCCTGTCTGAAATAAACTTGAATGTTGATGCAGAACTAGTTGAGGAGAACGAGGTTGAAG AGCTTGATTCAACCACGAAATATGCTTCGGTATCTTCAGCTTTTCGCGGAG GTTTCAAAAATCAATCACAAGAAACAATGAAGACGAACAAAAATCACAGTGATGATG GAGTTGATAAGATGGAGGAAGACGGTATAATATTGAAACGAAGTGAACATAAGAAAG gaGATGTAGAGAAGAGTCATGATGGAGAGTTAAGGAGTACTGCTTGCAGGAAAG CTTGGACAGATGAGGAAATTGAAGTACTCAAACGAGAATTTGGTGACtatatcaagaaaaatatatatccATCAGGGGCAGAAATAAAAGAATTTATGGAAAAATGGCGACTGAACAGAAGCGTAAAAATAATCAAATCCAAAATTCAACATCTAATTAAATTGAGCAACAAAGTTTATTAA